In one Actinomycetota bacterium genomic region, the following are encoded:
- the panC gene encoding pantoate--beta-alanine ligase, giving the protein MKVFEDITELRRELAAARRGGREVEFVPTMGAFHEGHLELMRTARESGGLVVVSIFVNPLQFGPSEDFETYPRDLKADLAMAEQEGAEVLFAPSVAEMYPEGEVQTRVEPGRLGGILEGEHRPGHFAGVATVCAKLFNIVGPDRVFMGRKDAQQVAVLRQMVRDLNLPLEIVACPTVREIDGLAMSSRNRRLSPEDRREAA; this is encoded by the coding sequence TTGAAGGTTTTCGAGGACATCACCGAACTCCGCCGGGAGCTTGCCGCAGCCCGCAGAGGGGGCCGCGAGGTCGAGTTCGTGCCCACCATGGGCGCCTTCCACGAGGGGCACCTCGAGCTGATGCGCACCGCCCGTGAGAGCGGCGGGCTGGTGGTCGTCTCGATCTTCGTGAACCCCCTGCAGTTCGGCCCGTCGGAGGACTTCGAAACCTATCCCCGGGACCTGAAGGCGGACCTTGCGATGGCGGAGCAGGAGGGCGCAGAAGTCCTGTTCGCTCCCTCGGTGGCCGAGATGTATCCCGAGGGGGAGGTCCAGACCCGGGTCGAGCCGGGCCGGCTGGGCGGCATCCTGGAGGGCGAGCACCGGCCCGGCCACTTCGCCGGTGTGGCTACCGTCTGCGCCAAGCTGTTCAACATCGTGGGCCCCGACCGGGTCTTCATGGGCCGCAAGGACGCCCAGCAGGTGGCCGTGCTCCGGCAGATGGTCCGGGACCTGAACCTCCCGCTCGAAATCGTTGCCTGCCCGACGGTTCGGGAGATAGACGGCCTAGCGATGTCCAGCCGTAACCGGCGCTTGAGCCCCGAAGACAGGAGAGAGGCGGCAG
- the folK gene encoding 2-amino-4-hydroxy-6-hydroxymethyldihydropteridine diphosphokinase: protein MAPTRAYVGLGSNLGDRLDNLKRAVELLLEKGLAVMEASSVYETDPVGPAQPDFLNAAVAVDCDLPPVELVALLKQVEAEIGREQSERWGPRVIDLDLLLYGEESVSEPGVTVPHAELTNRAFALVPILEIDDDVELPSGEPLSAFCEKDPEGIQVYAPPGTLLGG from the coding sequence GTGGCCCCCACCCGAGCCTATGTAGGTCTGGGATCCAATCTCGGAGACCGGCTCGACAACCTGAAGAGGGCGGTCGAGCTGTTGCTGGAGAAGGGCCTGGCAGTGATGGAGGCCTCCTCGGTGTACGAGACCGACCCGGTGGGCCCGGCCCAGCCCGACTTCCTGAACGCTGCGGTGGCGGTCGACTGCGATCTGCCGCCGGTTGAGCTGGTCGCGCTGCTGAAGCAGGTGGAGGCTGAGATCGGCCGGGAGCAGTCGGAGAGGTGGGGGCCGCGGGTGATCGACCTCGACCTGCTGCTCTACGGGGAGGAGAGCGTGTCGGAGCCCGGTGTCACGGTGCCGCACGCCGAGTTGACCAACAGAGCTTTTGCCCTGGTTCCGATCCTGGAGATCGACGACGACGTGGAGCTCCCATCCGGCGAACCCCTGAGCGCGTTCTGCGAGAAGGACCCGGAAGGAATCCAGGTTTATGCCCCTCCGGGCACCCTTTTAGGCGGCTAG
- a CDS encoding glycerophosphodiester phosphodiesterase family protein: protein MLVVLAAVVWTVNTSRFTDPEGEPLLLAHRGLGQTFDLEGVENDTCTAEIIHQPEHPYLENTLPSMQAAFDAGADIVELDIHQTTDNRLVVFHDWTLDCRTEGTGEVQDATLEELQKLDVGYGYTADGGKTFPFRGKGVGMIPTLDQVLDAFPDHRLLLHLKGDDPSDGKLLAARLEQFSPGRLAQLAVYGGNRSVAAAVAELPDLRAMSRATLKSCLGWYIALGWTSYVPSTCDGAQVHIPDQIGPWLWGWPHKFVERMEAHGVRVVVVKGSLGFSDGFDSPEDVEDLPEGFAGVIWTNRIDEVAPLLAD, encoded by the coding sequence GTGTTGGTGGTTCTGGCGGCCGTCGTGTGGACGGTCAACACCTCCCGCTTCACCGACCCCGAGGGAGAGCCACTCCTTCTCGCCCACCGGGGGCTGGGACAGACCTTCGACCTGGAGGGAGTCGAGAACGACACCTGCACGGCGGAAATCATCCACCAACCCGAGCACCCCTATCTGGAGAACACCCTGCCCTCGATGCAGGCCGCGTTCGACGCCGGCGCCGACATCGTGGAGCTCGACATCCACCAGACGACAGACAACCGGTTGGTCGTCTTCCACGACTGGACCCTCGACTGCCGGACCGAAGGAACGGGCGAGGTGCAGGACGCCACTCTGGAGGAGCTTCAGAAGCTGGACGTGGGCTACGGGTACACCGCAGACGGCGGCAAGACCTTCCCTTTCCGGGGCAAGGGGGTAGGGATGATCCCAACCCTGGACCAGGTCCTCGACGCCTTCCCCGACCACCGGCTGCTGTTGCACCTGAAAGGCGACGACCCTTCGGACGGCAAGCTGCTTGCCGCCCGCCTGGAGCAATTCTCGCCCGGTCGTCTGGCTCAATTGGCGGTGTACGGCGGCAACCGGTCGGTAGCGGCAGCAGTTGCCGAGCTGCCGGACCTGCGGGCGATGTCCCGGGCGACCCTGAAGAGCTGCCTCGGGTGGTACATCGCCCTCGGCTGGACCTCCTACGTGCCTTCGACCTGCGACGGAGCGCAGGTGCACATCCCGGACCAGATCGGTCCCTGGCTCTGGGGATGGCCCCACAAGTTTGTCGAACGCATGGAGGCGCACGGCGTCAGGGTCGTAGTGGTCAAGGGGTCCCTCGGATTCTCGGACGGCTTCGACTCCCCCGAGGATGTCGAAGACCTGCCTGAGGGCTTCGCCGGAGTGATCTGGACGAACCGGATCGACGAGGTGGCGCCGCTGCTAGCGGACTGA
- the folB gene encoding dihydroneopterin aldolase: MPDSIVIKGFKVSGRHGVTQEERDLDQEFAVDLECQLDLSAAGRADRIEHTVDYMELIADIRQVVSTESYNLLEALGERLAQVVLARPFVDRVVIGLSKSQLSKEELQSVGIRIERGRVVTGLHDEELSVR, from the coding sequence TTGCCGGACTCGATCGTCATCAAAGGATTCAAGGTTTCAGGCCGCCACGGCGTCACCCAGGAGGAGCGCGACCTCGACCAGGAGTTCGCCGTCGACCTGGAGTGCCAGCTCGACCTCTCGGCCGCCGGGCGGGCCGACCGCATCGAGCACACCGTGGACTACATGGAGCTGATCGCCGACATCCGACAGGTGGTCAGCACCGAAAGCTACAACCTGCTAGAAGCCCTGGGGGAGCGGCTGGCGCAGGTAGTCCTCGCCCGGCCGTTCGTCGACCGGGTGGTCATCGGGCTCTCGAAGTCGCAGCTGTCGAAGGAAGAGCTTCAGTCGGTCGGCATCAGGATCGAGCGCGGCAGGGTTGTCACCGGACTTCACGACGAGGAGCTCTCAGTCCGCTAG
- a CDS encoding serine hydrolase domain-containing protein, with protein sequence MYRTRSSRSAWTAAIALALVCGSALQACNPAPTLQSRLQTAVDRYLESHDVPGVSVTVIVDDRPTTVVGGLADVDSRRPVSPYTVFPVASVAKLYTATLAMKMVESRSLRLQDRVGRWLPDLPLEIQVVGDATLIQLMSHTSGLPQIPTLDSDRGQPLSNSDLLKRMPPPICEPGRCYVYSDANYSLLGMVIEAASGRTLSEELQTRLLRPLRLRATFPGGIGQGNDVAVLYRPPERDSHFLENVLPRPSIGTIHTTSGDLAGWGHAVFTGEVLQPASLRRMIDPSISRGLPCPEGCGLPYGLGVVHYRESGRDLVGHDGGSGAIVAHDLEDHATMAIVTNGGTQDVGAFLRAVLGALK encoded by the coding sequence ATGTACAGAACCCGATCTTCACGATCAGCTTGGACCGCCGCCATTGCGCTCGCACTGGTTTGCGGCTCCGCTCTGCAGGCGTGCAACCCCGCTCCTACGCTTCAAAGCCGCCTGCAAACAGCGGTCGACCGCTACCTGGAATCGCATGACGTGCCCGGGGTGAGCGTAACCGTCATTGTGGACGACCGGCCGACCACCGTCGTCGGTGGTCTGGCCGACGTTGATTCCAGGCGTCCGGTTTCCCCGTATACCGTTTTCCCGGTTGCCAGCGTCGCGAAGCTGTACACGGCGACGCTGGCGATGAAGATGGTGGAGTCCCGCTCCCTCAGGCTCCAGGACCGGGTTGGGCGGTGGTTGCCCGACCTTCCCCTCGAGATCCAGGTGGTTGGCGATGCGACCCTAATTCAGCTCATGTCACACACCTCTGGCTTGCCCCAGATTCCCACGCTGGACTCCGACCGTGGGCAACCTCTGAGCAACTCGGACCTGCTGAAACGGATGCCGCCACCGATTTGCGAGCCGGGAAGATGTTATGTGTACTCCGACGCTAACTACTCGCTGCTCGGAATGGTCATCGAAGCCGCGTCGGGCCGGACGTTGAGCGAGGAGCTGCAGACCCGCCTGCTACGGCCCCTCAGGCTCAGGGCTACCTTTCCCGGCGGGATCGGGCAGGGAAATGACGTGGCAGTGCTCTACCGCCCGCCCGAGAGGGACTCGCACTTTCTGGAGAATGTGCTCCCTCGTCCCTCCATCGGCACGATCCACACCACGTCTGGCGACCTCGCCGGTTGGGGACACGCTGTGTTCACCGGGGAGGTGCTCCAACCGGCCAGTCTCCGCCGCATGATCGACCCCAGCATCTCGCGGGGGTTGCCGTGCCCCGAGGGGTGCGGCTTGCCGTATGGTCTCGGTGTGGTGCACTACAGGGAATCCGGCAGGGACCTGGTTGGACATGACGGCGGCTCCGGTGCGATTGTGGCCCACGACCTTGAGGATCACGCAACCATGGCGATCGTTACCAACGGTGGTACTCAAGACGTGGGAGCCTTCTTGCGCGCGGTGCTGGGTGCCCTGAAGTGA
- the folP gene encoding dihydropteroate synthase produces MAIWECCDRHLSLDRVLVMGILNVTPDSFSDGGLFLDPFAAADHAARMLEEGADIIDVGGESTRPGADEVSIEDELSRVIPVVEAIVSRTGATVSIDTTKSRVARAAVDVGAVIVNDVTAMRSDPSMPDVITDTGAGIVLMHMLGNPRTMQADPTYGNVVADVKAALIGWAGDALAAGVPDSAIVLDPGIGFGKTREHNLQLLKGIPSLCEPGFPILIGTSRKSFIGTTLDVPVGERLEGTAATVAWAVAHGAKVVRVHDVKEMVRVVRMTEAIARSV; encoded by the coding sequence ATGGCCATCTGGGAATGTTGTGATCGACACCTGTCTTTGGACCGCGTCCTGGTCATGGGGATCCTCAACGTAACGCCCGACTCCTTCTCGGACGGCGGGCTGTTCCTGGACCCGTTTGCGGCTGCCGACCACGCGGCCCGGATGCTCGAGGAGGGGGCGGACATCATCGACGTCGGAGGCGAGTCCACCCGCCCCGGAGCCGATGAGGTGTCCATCGAGGACGAGCTCAGCCGGGTGATCCCGGTCGTCGAGGCGATCGTCTCCCGGACCGGCGCCACCGTGTCTATAGACACCACCAAGTCCCGGGTCGCCCGAGCGGCGGTCGACGTGGGCGCAGTGATAGTCAACGACGTGACCGCGATGCGGTCCGACCCGTCGATGCCGGATGTCATAACCGACACCGGCGCCGGCATAGTCCTGATGCACATGCTCGGCAACCCGAGGACCATGCAGGCCGACCCCACCTACGGCAATGTCGTGGCCGATGTGAAGGCCGCACTGATCGGGTGGGCCGGGGACGCTCTGGCGGCCGGAGTGCCCGATTCGGCGATAGTCCTTGATCCGGGGATCGGGTTCGGCAAGACCCGGGAGCACAACCTTCAGCTGCTGAAGGGCATCCCGAGTCTCTGCGAACCGGGCTTTCCGATCCTGATAGGGACCTCCCGCAAGTCGTTCATCGGGACGACGCTGGACGTGCCGGTGGGCGAACGCCTGGAGGGAACGGCTGCGACGGTCGCCTGGGCGGTGGCCCATGGGGCGAAGGTCGTCCGGGTCCACGATGTGAAGGAGATGGTCCGGGTGGTCCGGATGACCGAGGCCATAGCCCGGTCCGTCTAA
- the ftsH gene encoding ATP-dependent zinc metalloprotease FtsH has translation MNKLFKNPIFYLLIGIAAIWAVAGILNSGNRDAKLSTSEFERKLKAGDVTEVEVFGRSGRIEGTLSDGSKFTSTYLSSEDLSQLLRDQPGVKVTANPENPNLWGSLLTSILPFIFILGIFFFLMQQMQGGGNRVMSFGKSKAKLVAKDQPKITFQDVAGVDEAIEELEEIKEFLANPAKFQNMGAKIPKGVLLFGPPGTGKTLLARAVAGEAGVPFFSISGSDFVEMFVGVGAARVRDLFEQAKASAPAIIFVDEIDAVGRHRGAGLGGGHDEREQTLNQLLVEMDGFDVRTGVILMAATNRPDILDPALLRPGRFDRQVTVDRADLKGREDILKVHARGKPLAKDVDLAVLARRTPGFTGADLANVINESALLAARRAKKEITMDEVEEAIDRVIAGPQRKSRLISEHEKQVIAFHEAGHALVSWALPNADPVHKVSIISRGRALGYTLNLPTEDRFLESRSSLIDQLAMLLGGRVAEELVFQDPTTGASNDLERVSKIARKMVCEYGMSEKLGPMALGDKVDQPFLGRDMGHNADYSEHVASEIDEEIRRLVDEAHQEAWEICSTYRAQLDSMVALLIEKETIEKSDVERLFADVPKRAARGELPRRLVQDQLAAASAANKEEEDTIQTHSPAPSKPGLRRPGAEPTPA, from the coding sequence ATGAACAAGCTCTTTAAGAACCCAATCTTCTACCTGCTCATCGGTATTGCGGCCATCTGGGCCGTGGCCGGAATCCTGAATAGCGGCAACCGCGACGCCAAGCTCAGCACCAGCGAGTTCGAGCGCAAGCTCAAGGCCGGCGACGTCACCGAGGTCGAGGTCTTCGGCCGGAGCGGCCGGATCGAGGGAACCCTGAGCGACGGCTCCAAGTTCACCTCCACCTACCTCAGCTCCGAGGACCTCTCCCAGCTGCTGAGGGACCAGCCCGGCGTGAAGGTCACCGCCAACCCGGAGAACCCGAACCTGTGGGGCTCGTTGCTGACCAGCATCCTTCCGTTCATATTCATCCTCGGCATCTTCTTCTTCCTGATGCAGCAGATGCAGGGCGGCGGCAACCGTGTGATGTCCTTCGGTAAGTCGAAGGCCAAGCTCGTTGCCAAGGACCAGCCCAAGATCACCTTCCAGGACGTTGCAGGCGTCGACGAGGCCATCGAGGAGCTCGAGGAGATCAAAGAGTTCCTGGCCAACCCCGCCAAGTTCCAGAACATGGGCGCCAAGATCCCCAAGGGCGTGCTGCTGTTCGGCCCTCCCGGAACCGGCAAGACCCTGCTCGCCCGAGCAGTGGCCGGTGAGGCAGGCGTCCCGTTCTTCTCGATCTCCGGTTCCGACTTCGTCGAGATGTTCGTCGGTGTCGGCGCCGCACGGGTCCGCGACCTGTTCGAGCAGGCCAAAGCTTCGGCCCCCGCCATCATCTTCGTCGACGAGATCGACGCCGTTGGACGGCACCGTGGCGCAGGCCTCGGAGGCGGCCACGACGAGCGTGAGCAAACCCTGAACCAGCTTCTGGTCGAGATGGACGGCTTCGACGTCCGTACCGGGGTCATCCTCATGGCCGCCACCAACCGCCCCGACATCCTCGACCCCGCCCTGCTGCGTCCCGGCCGTTTCGACCGCCAGGTGACCGTGGACCGGGCCGACCTCAAGGGCCGGGAGGACATCCTCAAGGTTCACGCCCGCGGCAAGCCCCTGGCCAAGGACGTCGACCTGGCAGTGCTGGCCCGCCGGACCCCCGGTTTCACCGGCGCCGACCTGGCCAACGTCATCAACGAGTCCGCGCTCCTGGCCGCCCGGCGCGCCAAGAAGGAGATCACCATGGACGAGGTCGAGGAGGCCATCGACCGGGTGATCGCAGGTCCGCAGCGCAAGAGCCGCCTTATCAGCGAGCACGAGAAGCAGGTCATCGCCTTCCACGAGGCCGGCCACGCCCTGGTCAGCTGGGCGCTTCCGAACGCCGACCCGGTGCACAAGGTTTCGATCATCAGCCGTGGACGGGCCCTGGGTTACACCCTGAACCTGCCCACCGAGGACCGCTTCCTGGAGTCACGCTCAAGCCTCATCGACCAGCTCGCCATGCTGCTGGGCGGCCGGGTTGCCGAGGAGCTCGTCTTCCAGGACCCCACCACCGGCGCCTCCAACGACCTCGAGCGGGTCTCCAAGATCGCTCGCAAGATGGTCTGTGAGTACGGAATGAGCGAGAAACTCGGCCCCATGGCGCTCGGCGACAAGGTCGACCAGCCGTTCCTCGGCCGCGACATGGGCCACAACGCCGACTACTCCGAGCACGTGGCCTCCGAGATCGACGAGGAGATCCGCCGTCTGGTCGACGAGGCACACCAGGAAGCTTGGGAGATCTGCTCCACCTACCGGGCCCAGCTCGACTCCATGGTCGCCCTCCTCATCGAGAAGGAGACCATCGAGAAGTCCGACGTCGAGCGGCTGTTCGCCGATGTCCCGAAGCGTGCTGCCCGTGGCGAGCTTCCCCGCCGCCTGGTCCAGGACCAGCTTGCCGCAGCTTCGGCTGCGAACAAGGAAGAAGAGGACACCATCCAGACCCACTCCCCGGCCCCCTCAAAGCCGGGCCTGCGCCGCCCGGGCGCCGAGCCCACCCCCGCCTAA
- the hpt gene encoding hypoxanthine phosphoribosyltransferase, whose amino-acid sequence MGVGKTLISEQRIQERIKELADRISEDYAGKDVVLVGVLKGAFMLMSDLARQIDLPIEFDFMAVSSYGSATKTSGVVRILKDLDYEITDRHVLLVEDIIDSGLTLNYLLKYLNGRKPASLEVCALLRKSGIQQVDLDVRYEGFEIPAQFVIGYGLDHDQLYRNLPYIAFLDEDQLA is encoded by the coding sequence ATCGGCGTAGGGAAGACACTCATCTCCGAGCAGCGCATCCAGGAGCGGATCAAGGAGCTGGCGGACCGCATCAGCGAGGACTACGCCGGCAAGGACGTCGTCCTGGTCGGGGTCCTCAAGGGCGCGTTCATGCTCATGAGCGACCTGGCCCGGCAGATCGACCTGCCGATCGAGTTCGACTTCATGGCCGTCTCCAGCTACGGCTCGGCCACCAAGACCTCCGGGGTCGTGCGGATCCTGAAGGACCTGGACTACGAGATCACCGACCGGCATGTGCTCCTGGTGGAGGACATCATCGACTCGGGCCTTACCCTCAACTACCTCTTGAAGTACCTGAACGGGCGCAAGCCGGCCAGCCTGGAGGTGTGTGCACTCTTGAGAAAATCGGGTATTCAGCAGGTGGACCTGGACGTCCGGTACGAAGGATTCGAGATCCCCGCTCAGTTTGTGATCGGCTACGGGCTCGATCACGACCAGCTGTACCGGAACCTGCCCTACATCGCGTTCCTCGACGAGGACCAGCTAGCGTAG
- the tilS gene encoding tRNA lysidine(34) synthetase TilS, with protein sequence MTPATTAAGTIARHQMIAPGDRVLVAFSGGADSTATALLLRELGYDLVLGHVDHGMRETSVDDARHCRRVSGRLELPYVETRVTVDPPTQAQARSVRYRALQKMALDCGAGRIATGHTMDDQAETVALRLERGGYGLGIPPVRGNLVRPILDLRRSDTEQVCRDAGVAYCVDPSNFNPRYRRVAVRARLAEAGETEVARLTKLSGETRAKADRTSSEVEVMWTKLVSTSSDEVAVARRGLDRAAAEVQNQLIRRAAKSLGVELTGRSVRDILGKVLPVTGARLALPGSLWVWSERDRVVFGRPNEPRVLSPVTLEVPGITALPGWGVTLKVERRPMPMPGKWAQDASTETVDVSAVPAGLSVRQWRPGDRFRPLGAPGSRKLQDFFVDTGVPRASRHLVPLVVSGPEIVWVAGHRLDDRFKVGPGTTEVLQLTLGEAAQEEVA encoded by the coding sequence TTGACACCGGCCACCACGGCCGCCGGAACCATCGCCAGGCATCAGATGATCGCCCCGGGCGACCGGGTCCTCGTTGCGTTCAGCGGAGGCGCCGACTCGACGGCGACGGCGCTCCTCCTCAGGGAGCTGGGCTACGACCTCGTTCTGGGCCACGTGGACCACGGGATGCGTGAGACCTCGGTCGACGACGCCCGCCACTGCCGGCGGGTGTCCGGCCGATTGGAACTTCCTTATGTCGAAACCCGCGTGACGGTCGACCCCCCGACCCAGGCCCAGGCGCGGTCGGTCAGGTACCGGGCGCTTCAGAAGATGGCTCTGGACTGCGGCGCCGGCCGCATCGCCACCGGGCACACCATGGACGACCAGGCGGAGACCGTTGCGCTCCGGCTCGAACGGGGGGGCTACGGCCTGGGCATCCCGCCGGTTCGGGGCAACCTCGTCCGGCCGATCCTGGACCTCCGGCGCAGCGACACCGAGCAGGTGTGCCGCGATGCCGGAGTTGCGTACTGCGTCGACCCGTCGAACTTCAACCCCAGGTACCGCCGGGTCGCCGTCAGGGCCCGCCTGGCCGAGGCAGGGGAGACGGAGGTCGCCCGGCTGACCAAGCTGTCGGGCGAGACCCGAGCGAAGGCCGACCGCACTTCGTCCGAGGTGGAGGTTATGTGGACCAAGCTGGTGAGCACCTCGTCAGATGAGGTGGCGGTCGCCCGGCGAGGATTGGACCGGGCCGCCGCCGAGGTTCAGAACCAGCTGATTCGCCGGGCTGCTAAGTCGCTCGGCGTGGAGCTGACTGGCCGGTCGGTCCGGGACATTCTGGGCAAGGTCCTCCCGGTCACCGGGGCTCGTTTGGCGCTGCCGGGGAGTCTATGGGTATGGTCGGAGCGTGATCGAGTTGTGTTCGGACGGCCGAACGAGCCCCGCGTGCTGTCGCCGGTAACCCTCGAGGTTCCCGGCATCACCGCGCTGCCCGGCTGGGGAGTGACGCTGAAGGTCGAACGCCGCCCAATGCCGATGCCCGGGAAGTGGGCGCAGGACGCGTCGACTGAGACCGTCGACGTCTCGGCGGTTCCGGCGGGCCTCTCGGTGCGCCAGTGGCGGCCCGGCGACCGTTTCCGGCCCCTGGGTGCGCCCGGGTCCCGCAAGCTCCAGGACTTCTTCGTCGACACCGGCGTCCCCCGCGCCTCCCGGCACCTGGTTCCGCTGGTGGTCAGCGGGCCGGAGATCGTCTGGGTCGCGGGCCATCGCCTGGACGACCGCTTCAAGGTCGGCCCCGGCACGACCGAGGTTCTGCAACTGACTCTCGGCGAAGCGGCGCAGGAGGAGGTCGCTTGA
- a CDS encoding zinc-dependent metalloprotease — protein MSGLVDESIASRFAAMFAQPGSLDQSYLLDGLQESFEELTREAEPLIAEESGFASPQPAVARVLNRQEWATANVTSMLELMSPLLNKMQAKFDDASAFPGAKYAYKAALGAQLGTVLGFLSQRVLGQYDILVGHQNQVWFVGPNVVMMERRFGFLPRDFRLWIVLHEMTHRSQFEANPWVRPHFLGLVNQMLESMDMDAKTLADRMVATFKSNPRLKDDTTPLVMRVLQPEQLEIFNRLQAFMSVIEGHGNFVMDRVGEGRIPSQPRMSQALRGGSSVGTPMAKLMAKVLGFELKKAQYVQGQLFFDAVYASAGSAGVKAVFHSVEDMPTLEEVKSPERWLSRVSP, from the coding sequence TTGAGCGGTCTGGTCGACGAGAGCATCGCCTCCCGCTTCGCCGCAATGTTCGCCCAGCCGGGCTCCCTGGACCAGTCCTACCTTCTCGACGGTCTGCAGGAGAGCTTCGAAGAGCTGACCCGTGAAGCCGAGCCTCTCATCGCCGAGGAGAGCGGCTTCGCCTCCCCCCAACCCGCCGTCGCCCGGGTCCTCAACCGCCAGGAGTGGGCCACCGCCAACGTCACCTCCATGCTGGAGTTGATGTCTCCCCTGCTGAACAAGATGCAGGCAAAGTTCGACGATGCGAGTGCCTTCCCAGGCGCCAAGTACGCCTACAAGGCTGCTCTCGGCGCCCAGCTCGGCACCGTCCTGGGCTTCCTCTCCCAGAGGGTGCTGGGGCAGTACGACATCCTCGTCGGCCACCAGAACCAGGTCTGGTTCGTCGGCCCCAACGTCGTGATGATGGAACGGCGCTTCGGCTTCCTGCCCCGTGACTTCCGCCTGTGGATCGTCCTCCACGAGATGACCCACCGCAGCCAGTTCGAGGCGAACCCCTGGGTCCGGCCGCACTTTTTGGGCCTGGTCAACCAGATGCTCGAGTCGATGGACATGGACGCCAAGACGCTGGCCGACCGGATGGTTGCGACGTTCAAGTCGAACCCCAGGCTAAAGGACGACACCACTCCGCTGGTCATGCGGGTGCTCCAGCCCGAGCAGCTGGAGATCTTCAACAGGCTCCAGGCGTTCATGTCGGTGATCGAGGGTCACGGAAACTTCGTGATGGACCGGGTGGGTGAGGGCCGGATCCCCAGCCAGCCCCGGATGAGCCAGGCCCTGCGCGGCGGAAGCTCGGTGGGAACCCCTATGGCCAAGCTGATGGCCAAGGTGCTGGGCTTCGAGCTCAAGAAGGCCCAGTACGTACAGGGCCAGCTGTTCTTCGATGCCGTCTACGCCTCCGCGGGCTCGGCCGGAGTGAAGGCGGTGTTCCACTCGGTCGAGGACATGCCGACGCTTGAGGAGGTCAAGTCCCCGGAGCGCTGGCTGAGCCGGGTATCGCCTTGA
- a CDS encoding cellulase family glycosylhydrolase, protein MSGNKLVDMEGRPVHIAGVNRMGTEYACIGGRGIFEGPDTSAGNGQTLSAMLTWDINAVRVPLNEDCWLGSKPGLDPAFTGSKYRAAIGEWVHAITGKGMVAIVDLHWAAPNGVTADGQQPMANRDNSPEFWRQVAGTFKDNSGVMFDLFNEPYIDRDPIGRRQPWAIWRDGGTLTVHNSMQQPTRTTFQAAGMQELVDAVRSTGATNPIMLGGLTYAQDLSQLVDFLPRDPAGQLVASFHPYPGRPCAWTDESCLAEQLDAVMPAMPLVSGELGREDCTTTDVEAILGFLDNHEGGSGYLAWVWTKTESPCGHDNWGLIRDYFPGTPTTTGAAFQRHFQNRSDIDDLQEQP, encoded by the coding sequence GTGTCCGGTAACAAGCTCGTGGACATGGAGGGCAGGCCGGTACACATCGCCGGGGTGAACCGTATGGGCACCGAGTACGCCTGCATAGGCGGAAGGGGCATCTTCGAGGGGCCCGACACCTCCGCTGGGAACGGCCAGACCTTGAGCGCCATGCTCACCTGGGACATCAACGCCGTGCGGGTGCCGCTGAACGAGGACTGCTGGCTCGGGAGCAAGCCCGGCCTCGACCCGGCCTTTACCGGCTCCAAGTACCGGGCTGCGATCGGCGAATGGGTGCACGCGATCACCGGCAAAGGGATGGTTGCCATAGTCGACCTGCACTGGGCCGCCCCCAACGGCGTCACGGCGGACGGCCAGCAGCCGATGGCCAACCGGGACAACTCGCCGGAGTTTTGGAGGCAGGTTGCCGGCACCTTCAAGGACAACTCGGGTGTGATGTTCGACCTGTTCAACGAGCCGTACATCGACCGGGACCCCATCGGTCGCCGTCAGCCCTGGGCGATCTGGCGGGACGGGGGCACTCTGACGGTGCACAACTCAATGCAGCAGCCGACCCGGACAACATTCCAGGCGGCCGGCATGCAGGAACTGGTCGACGCGGTTCGCTCCACCGGAGCGACCAACCCGATCATGCTCGGCGGGCTTACCTATGCACAGGACCTGTCTCAACTCGTCGACTTCCTCCCCCGAGACCCGGCCGGCCAGCTCGTCGCTTCATTTCACCCCTATCCCGGACGTCCCTGTGCCTGGACCGACGAGAGTTGCCTGGCCGAGCAGTTGGACGCGGTGATGCCCGCAATGCCGCTGGTATCGGGCGAGCTCGGCCGGGAGGACTGCACGACGACCGATGTGGAGGCGATTTTGGGGTTCCTGGACAACCACGAAGGGGGTTCTGGCTATCTGGCCTGGGTTTGGACCAAAACAGAAAGCCCCTGCGGCCATGACAACTGGGGACTGATTCGGGACTATTTCCCCGGCACACCGACCACCACAGGCGCCGCGTTTCAGCGCCACTTCCAAAACCGTTCGGATATTGACGATCTTCAGGAGCAGCCGTAG